Proteins co-encoded in one Arachis hypogaea cultivar Tifrunner chromosome 11, arahy.Tifrunner.gnm2.J5K5, whole genome shotgun sequence genomic window:
- the LOC112719970 gene encoding inactive receptor-like serine/threonine-protein kinase At2g40270, which translates to MTPLQQWLRMVVLCVVFLSIKSQCWTLKNNHDQIQVETIHSTYNSWHIGQHRKQLLQLQAPKSFKIHKPNKSNNNNNNKIKETTSPSPSYFHSSSLSPNPESFSPSETPSNSPSSPLPLSPEDSHSPSPSPSKSNTFIRNLSPLPSPLPASPPSVVSNWISAPSPAPLAANKGESKSYSRQHFVIVWSTVGGFSFLVLVSAIVFACFRSNKVVTVKPWATGLSGQLQKAFVTGVPSLKRAELEVACEYFSNIIGSIPDGTVYKGTLSSGVEIAVAYSSVTSSKNWLKSMEAQYRKKIETLSRVNHKNFLNLIGYCEERKPFTRVMVFEYAPNGTLFEHLHVLEAEQLDWGMRVRIAMGIAYCLEHLHQLTPAVAHGDLISSSIYLTEDYAAKLSDLSFWNNIKDSEAIQLSETTWTHIKDNVYSFGMILFELITGRIPYAVENGFRVDWTAEYIRRQPLKDMVDTRLNNLKESEVEKWSQVIKSCVHPNAEKRPNMREVVAKLKEITAMEPDGATPKSSPLWWAELEIMDANSDINP; encoded by the exons ATGACTCCGTTACAGCAATGGCTGCGCATGGTGGTACTTTGCGTGGTGTTCTTGAGCATCAAGAGCCAGTGTTGGACCCTAAAGAACAATCATGATCAAATACAAGTAGAAACAATTCATAGCACATATAACTCATG GCACATTGGACAACATAGGAAGCAACTTCTACAACTACAAGcaccaaaatcttttaaaatacacAAACCAAACAaaagtaacaataataataataataaaatcaaagaaactacTTCACCATCACCATCATATTTTCACTCTTCATCATTGTCACCAAATCCTGAAAGTTTCTCACCATCAGAAACTCCTTCAAATTCACCTTCATCTCCACTACCATTATCCCCTGAAGATTCTCATTCCCCTTCACCATCTCCATCCAAATCCAATACCTTTATTCGCAATCTTTCACCTTTACCTTCGCCATTACCGGCCAGTCCACCTAGCGTCGTGTCGAATTGGATTTCAGCGCCATCGCCGGCTCCATTGGCAGCAAACAAAGGGGAATCAAAGAGTTATTCAAGGCAACATTTTGTGATAGTTTGGTCAACAGTTGGTGGATTCTCATTCTTGGTTTTGGTGTCAGCAATTGTTTTTGCTTGCTTCAGAAGTAATAAAGTTGTGACTGTGAAACCTTGGGCCACAGGGTTGAGTGGCCAGCTTCAAAAAGCATTTGTAACag GTGTTCCAAGTCTGAAAAGAGCAGAACTTGAAGTAGCTTGTGAATATTTCAGCAACATTATTGGTTCTATACCAGATGGAACTGTTTATAAGGGGACACTCTCCAGTGGAGTTGAGATAGCAGTGGCATATTCTTCAGTTACTTCATCTAAAAACTGGTTGAAAAGTATGGAAGCGCAATACCGGAAGAAG ATAGAGACATTGTCAAGGGTGAACCACAAGAATTTTTTGAACCTGATTGGATACTGTGAAGAGAGAAAGCCATTCACAAGGGTTATGGTTTTCGAGTATGCTCCGAATGGAACACTATTTGAGCATCTGCATG TCCTAGAAGCAGAACAACTAGACTGGGGAATGAGAGTGAGGATAGCTATGGGAATAGCCTATTGCCTAGAACATTTGCATCAACTGACGCCGGCCGTCGCCCATGGAGACCTGATCTCTTCCTCTATATACCTTACTGAAGACTATGCTGCCAAGTTATCAGACCTTAGTTTCTGGAACAACATAAAAGATTCTGAAGCCATTCAGCTCTCTGAAACAACTTGGACACATATAAAGGACAATGTCTATAGCTTCGGCATGATACTGTTTGAATTGATAACCGGTAGGATTCCTTACGCCGTGGAAAACGGCTTTCGTGTGGATTGGACGGCAGAGTATATAAGGAGGCAGCCCTTGAAAGATATGGTGGATACAAGGCTGAACAATTTGAAAGAAAGTGAAGTTGAGAAATGGTCTCAAGTTATTAAGAGTTGTGTGCATCCAAATGCAGAGAAAAGACCAAATATGAGAGAGGTTGTTGCTAAGCTGAAGGAAATAACTGCTATGGAGCCTGATGGAGCAACTCCAAAATCATCACCACTATGGTGGGCAGAATTAGAAATTATGGATGCGAATTCAGACATTAATCCATGA
- the LOC112719968 gene encoding ethylene-overproduction protein 1, which produces MRGLKLSERFKSTQVHALSSSSEKANGGGGSTSTSTCNNNKASNKASSMASTKSNNNNNSKHRTKLPYSWSKLKSITTTTATNNNNNTPSAISNLVASLQLPSTETIEPTIEPFLKPINLIDSLAELYNRMECSSSCSPSQPQKEAMLLLYVEQYSLLRGIGDQKILRRCLRMARENAEDVISKVVTSAWLRFERRDDELVGLSPMECGGYVLECPKKNLEHGLSNRLFSVNDKCQCHKDSSKQDNFTEIENVNANVCLETEKSDVLFCVGNEGIGCVRCKIAALSEPFGAMLYGGFSEAKMKKIEFSGNGICSEGMRALEFYSRTKRLELFSPMIVLELLSFANRFCCEDLKCDCDAYLASIVWTIDEALILIEYGIEERAKLLVGSCLQVLLRELPNSLHNSKVVKVFCSYEAKARLAMVGYDSFLLYYFLSQVAMEESMISKTTVMLLERMRECASERWQKALAFHQLGCVLLERKEYKDAQRCFEAAVEAGHVYSMAGVARTKYKLGQPYSAYKLISSLIFSHKRAGWMYQERSLYNMGKEKSLDLDVATELDPSLSFPYKYRALAKVEERQTKEGIMELDKFIGFKLSPDCLELRAWLYISLGDHDSAIRDIRALLTIEPNYITSHGKINAEYLLQLLSRRVQQKSQGDCWMQLYDQWSSVDDVGSLAIIHQMLENDPGKSLLEFRQSLLLLRLNCQKAAMRSLRLARNHSSSMQERLIYEGWILYDTGYREEALARADRSIEIQRSFEAFFLKAYVLADSNLDPESASYVIQLLQEALKCPSDGLRKGQALNNLGSIYVDSGKLELARECYSNALAIRHTRAHQGLARVYQQKNQRKAAYDEMTKLIEKAESNASAYEKRSEYCDREMAKADLDVATQMDPLRTYPYRYRAAVMMDEQRENEAVEELSKVINFKPDLQVLHLRAAFYESMGDLSSALQDCQAALCLDPNHADTLELYRRTQKLKS; this is translated from the exons ATGCGTGGATTGAAGCTAAGTGAACGATTCAAGAGCACTCAAGTACATGCTCTTAGTTCTTCATCAGAAAAAGccaatggtggtggtggtagcaCTAGCACTAGCACCTGCAACAACAACAAAGCTTCCAACAAAGCTTCATCAATGGCTTCCACCAaatccaacaacaacaataacagtaAACACAGAACAAAGTTACCATATTCTTGGTCAAAGCTGAaatccatcaccaccaccaccgccaccaacaacaacaacaacacaccTTCAGCTATTTCAAACCTTGTTGCATCTCTTCAGCTTCCTTCAACTGAAACCATTGAGCCAACCATAGAACCTTTTCTTAAGCCAATTAACCTCATAGATTCCTTAGCAGAACTCTATAACAGAATGGagtgttcttcttcttgttcaccaTCACAGCCACAGAAAGAAGCAATGTTGTTGTTGTATGTGGAACAGTACTCGCTTTTGCGTGGAATTGGAGACCAGAAGATACTGAGAAGGTGTCTGAGAATGGCGCGAGAGAACGCAGAAGATGTGATCTCAAAGGTTGTAACTTCGGCATGGTTGAGATTTGAGAGAAGAGATGATGAGCTTGTTGGTTTGTCTCCAATGGAGTGTGGTGGTTATGTTCTTGAATGTCCTAAGAAGAATCTAGAACATGGGTTAAGTAATAGGCTTTTTTCAGTCAATGATAAGTGCCAGTGTCATAAAGATTCATCAAAACAAGATAATTTCACTGAGATTGAGAATGTGAATGCCAATGTTTGTTTGGAAACTGAGAAAAGTGATGTTTTATTTTGTGTTGGGAATGAGGGAATTGGGTGTGTTAGGTGCAAAATTGCGGCACTTTCAGAACCATTTGGAGCAATGCTCTATGGTGGATTTTCGGAGGCAAAGATGAAGAAGATTGAGTTCTCAGGGAATGGGATTTGCTCTGAGGGAATGAGGGCATTGGAATTTTACAGCAGGACAAAAAGGTTGGAACTTTTTTCTCCCATGATTGTTTTGGAGCTTCTTTCTTTTGCTAATAGGTTTTGTTGTGAGGATTTGAAGTGTGATTGTGATGCTTATTTGGCTTCAATTGTTTGGACTATTGATGAAGCTTTGATTCTTATTGAGTATGGAATTGAAGAGAGGGCTAAACTTCTTGTAGGTTCATGCTTGCAAGTTTTGCTTAGGGAGCTTCCTAATTCTCtacataattcaaaggttgttaaGGTTTTTTGTAGCTACGAGGCGAAGGCGAGGTTGGCCATGGTGGGGTATGATTCTTTCTTGTTGTACTATTTCCTAAGCCAGGTTGCCATGGAGGAAAGCATGATTTCCAAAACAACAGTGATGTTGCTGGAGAGAATGAGGGAGTGTGCTAGCGAGAGATGGCAGAAGGCACTTGCTTTCCATCAATTGGGGTGTGTTTTGCTTGAAAGGAAAGAGTATAAGGATGCACAACGTTGTTTCGAGGCTGCGGTTGAGGCAGGGCATGTTTATTCTATGGCTGGTGTGGCCAGGACCAAGTACAAGCTAGGCCAACCGTATTCGGCCTACAAGTTAATTAGTTCTCTCATATTCAGCCATAAGCGAGCCGGGTGGATGTATCAGGAGCGTTCTCTCTACAATATGGGAAAGGAAAAGAGTCTAGATTTGGATGTAGCAACTGAATTAGACCCTTCGCTTTCGTTTCCATATAAGTATAGAGCCTTGGCAAAGGTTGAGGAGAGGCAGACAAAGGAAGGAATCATGGAGCTAGATAAGTTCATTGGATTCAAGCTCTCCCCGGATTGCCTAGAATTGAGGGCTTGGTTGTACATTTCTCTGGGGGATCATGATAGCGCCATTCGAGATATTCGAGCATTGTTAACTATAGAACCGAATTACATAACTTCACATGGGAAGATCAATGCAGAATACTTGCTCCAACTTTTGAGCCGCAGAGTTCAGCAGAAGAGTCAAGGTGATTGCTGGATGCAATTGTATGATCAATGGTCTTCTGTTGATGATGTTGGTTCTTTGGCGATTATCCATCAGATGCTAGAGAATGATCCCGGGAAGAGCTTGCTAGAGTTTCGTCAGTCTCTACTCCTCTTGAG GTTAAACTGTCAAAAGGCCGCAATGCGCAGTTTGCGGTTGGCAAGAAATCACTCTAGCTCAATGCAAGAAAGGCTAATATATGAAGGATGGATACTATATGACACCGGCTATCGCGAAGAAGCTCTTGCAAGGGCTGACAGATCCATTGAAATTCAGAGATCATTTGAAGCGTTTTTTCTGAAAGCATATGTGTTGGCAGATTCTAATTTGGATCCTGAATCTGCTTCCTATGTTATCCAACTTCTTCAAGAAGCACTTAAATGTCCTTCAGACGGTCTTCGCAAAGGACAA GCATTGAACAACCTAGGGAGTATTTATGTGGATTCCGGTAAGCTAGAACTTGCAAGAGAATGTTACAGTAATGCCCTTGCAATTAGGCACACAAGAGCTCATCAAGGTCTAGCACGCGTTTATCAGCAGAAGAATCAACGAAAAGCTGCTTACGACGAAATGACCAAGCTAATCGAGAAGGCGGAGAGCAATGCTTCAGCATATGAGAAACGGTCAGAATATTGTGACCGCGAGATGGCAAAGGCTGATCTTGATGTTGCAACTCAGATGGATCCTTTAAGGACATATCCATATAGATACAGAGCAGCAG TGATGATGGATGAGCAAAGAGAAAATGAAGCTGTGGAAGAACTTAGCAAAGTCATAAATTTCAAGCCTGACCTGCAAGTGCTTCATCTTCGAGCTGCATTTTACGAGTCGATGGGAGACCTATCCTCTGCTCTTCAGGATTGTCAAGCAGCTCTTTGCTTAGACCCGAACCATGCAGACACACTGGAGTTGTATCGAAGGACACAAAAGCTGAAATCTTGA